In Myxococcus xanthus, the DNA window CCGTGGGGGCCCGGGACTGGGTGGGACGCTCGCTGGCGGAGCTGCGGAGCAGGGCAGGGGAGGCGAGCTTCGCCCGTCTCATGAGGGACAATCCCGCGACTTTGTTGGCCGGGGAGTCACTGGAGTCCGACCCGGACTGACGGTATACCCGGCCCCTGTGAAACGTGCCGTCAAACTCCTGGCCAGCCTCCTGGTCACCTTCCTCTTCATGTGGTGGGCCTTCCGGGACACGGATTGGGCGACGCAGCTGGCCAGCCTGAAGTCGGCCAACTACGCGTGGCTGGTGCCGTACTTCGGCTGCCTGTTGGCCATCCACGTCTTCCGCACCCTGCGCTGGGGCTGCCTTCTGTCGGGCCTGGAGCAGGTCCCGTTCCGAAAGCTGAATGAGGCGTCCGGCATCGGCTTCATGATGCTGCTGGTGCTGCCCTTCCGCTTGGGCGAGTTCGCGCGGCCCTTCCTCATCGCGCAGCGCAGTGGCATCCGCCGCAGCGCGGCCATGACGTCCGTGGTGCTGGAGCGCATCGTGGACGGCCTCTTCGTGGCGGCGATGCTGCGAGCGCTGCTCTTCTTCGTGCCCACGGAGACGCCGGAGATTCGCTACGTCAAGCTGGGCTCGTGGCTGATGTTCGCGGTGTTCGGCGGCGGTCTGGCGTTCCTCCTCTTCGGCCTCTGGCAGCAGCAGCGCACGGTGAATCTGGTGCGCGCCACCGTGGGCCGGCTGGCGCCGCAGGTGGCGGACAAGGTGGCGGACATCGTCGACACCTTCGTGGGTGCCATGCGGCAGTTGCCGAAGGGGCGGCAGGTCGCGCTCTTCTTCCTCTACACGGCGCTGTACTGGGGCGTGAATGGCGCGGGGATGTCCATGTTGGCCAACGCCTTCGACTGCTCGGGCGCGGCGCCCGGCACCGTCTGCGAGCCCATGGACCTGACGCTCTTCCAGGCCTACGTCGTGCTGGGCGTGCTGGTGGTGGGGCTGATGATTCCGGCGGCGCCGGGGATGATGGGCACCTTCCAGGCGGCCACGAAGGTGGGCC includes these proteins:
- a CDS encoding lysylphosphatidylglycerol synthase transmembrane domain-containing protein produces the protein MKRAVKLLASLLVTFLFMWWAFRDTDWATQLASLKSANYAWLVPYFGCLLAIHVFRTLRWGCLLSGLEQVPFRKLNEASGIGFMMLLVLPFRLGEFARPFLIAQRSGIRRSAAMTSVVLERIVDGLFVAAMLRALLFFVPTETPEIRYVKLGSWLMFAVFGGGLAFLLFGLWQQQRTVNLVRATVGRLAPQVADKVADIVDTFVGAMRQLPKGRQVALFFLYTALYWGVNGAGMSMLANAFDCSGAAPGTVCEPMDLTLFQAYVVLGVLVVGLMIPAAPGMMGTFQAATKVGLSLFLPAAAVNASGLAYANVMWLSQTVQQVGLGLILLSMGHLSFKDIAGKLDDKDGEAAAPSA